In Ovis canadensis isolate MfBH-ARS-UI-01 breed Bighorn chromosome 11, ARS-UI_OviCan_v2, whole genome shotgun sequence, one genomic interval encodes:
- the LOC138414447 gene encoding carbonyl reductase [NADPH] 2 — translation MQLNFSGLRALVTGAGKGIGRDTVKALHASGARVVAVSRTNADLVSLSKECPGIEPVCVDLGDWGATEKALGDVGPVDLLVNNAAVALMRPFLEVTKEDFDRSFSVNLQAVFQVSQIVARGMINRGVPGSIVNVSSMVAHVPFPSLAAYSSTKGAMTTLTKSMALELGPYKIRVNSVNPTVVLTAMGQKVSADPEFSRKLKERHPLKKFAEVEDVVNSILFLLSDRSASTSGSGILVDAGYLAS, via the exons ATGCAGCTGAATTTCAGTGGCCTTCGGGCCCTGGTGACAGGAGCAGGAAAAG GGATTGGACGGGACACGGTGAAGGCCCTTCATGCCTCAGGAGCCAGAGTGGTGGCCGTGAGCCGCACCAACGCTGACCTGGTCAGCCTCTCCAAGGAG TGCCCCGGGATAGAGCCTGTGTGCGTGGACCTGGGTGACTGGGGGGCCACGGAGAAGGCTCTGGGCGATGTGGGCCCCGTGGACTTGCTGGTGAACAATGCAGCCGTGGCACTGATGAGGCCCTTCTTGGAGGTCACCAAGGAGGACTTTGACag GTCCTTCAGTGTGAACCTGCAGGCTGTGTTCCAGGTGTCCCAG ATCGTGGCCCGGGGCATGATCAACCGTGGAGTGCCTGGCTCCATTGTCAATGTCTCCAGCATGGTGGCCCATGTCCCCTTCCCCAGCCTAGCTGCCTACA GCTCCACCAAGGGTGCAATGACCACGCTGACCAAATCCATGGCCCTGGAGCTGGGACCATACAAG ATCCGGGTGAACTCCGTGAATCCAACGGTGGTGCTGACAGCAATGGGCCAAAAAGTCTCGGCTGACCCTGAGTTCTCCCGGAAGCTGAAGGAGCGCCACCCGCTGAAGAAGTTCGCAG AGGTGGAAGACGTGGTCAACAGCATCCTCTTCCTGCTCAGCGACCGCAGCGCCTCCACCAGCGGGTCAGGTATCCTGGTGGACGCCGGGTACCTGGCCTCCTAG